Proteins encoded together in one Vigna angularis cultivar LongXiaoDou No.4 chromosome 5, ASM1680809v1, whole genome shotgun sequence window:
- the LOC108339794 gene encoding uncharacterized protein LOC108339794 isoform X1: MHTCVEGSKRQLPSWMMQKVGATAIHVSDSDNAVESNCSMKKVDDIAAYATENDPKSRPSRRKSNLRAKCDDGSFSKATQKKKKSAKPIDRDQRSSTKKRKKLEDPSHGCDDIYQVQASSDDAVDLTVEDLLVIAEQCVNEYENKDRKEISSRQSESKWEFQVTHETGTTLDSPCEKRNPFYTRKDVLSNSASQTGEVIDTSTSRIGDPAQDMLNLFLGPLLSKTLEKEKSKHIVENAKITHEFTRQSQDELRGEERVPLMKKRYTLKDKHVLASFLKGEYQRFWAAWIVI, encoded by the exons ATGCATACATGTGTTGAGGGAAGTAAGCGTCAGTTACCATCATGGATGATGCAGAAGGTTGGTGCCACTGCCATCCATGTGAGTGACTCTGACAATGCTGTTGAATCTAATTGCTCTATGAAAAAAGTAGACGACATTGCAGCTTATGCAACCGAGAATGATCCTAAGAGCAGACCTTCCAGGAGGAAATCAAACTTAAGAGCTAAGTGTGATGATGGAAGCTTCAGTAAGGCTactcaaaagaagaaaaaaagtgctAAACCTATTGATAGAGATCAGAGATcttctacaaagaaaagaaaaaaattagaggATCCGAGCCATGGTTGTGATGATATTTATCAAGTTCAAGCATCTAGTGACGATGCTGTGGACCTGACGGTTGAAGATTTGTTGGTGATAGCAGAACAG TGTGTCAACGAGTATGAGAACAAGGATCGAAAAGAAATATCAAGTAGACAGAGTGAATCAAAATGGGAATTTCAAGTTACACATGAAACAGGAACCACTCTTGATTCCCCTTGTGAGAAAAGAAATCCATTCTACACTAGAAAGGATGTTTTATCTAATTCTGCATCACAAACTGGTGAAGTAATTGATACGAGCACCTCTCGAATAGGTGATCCTGCCCAAGACATGCTGAACCTGTTCTTGGGGCCCTTGCTAAGTAAAACTCttgagaaggagaagagcaaaCATATTGTTGAAAATGCCAAAATTACCCATGAGTTCACTAGGCAAAGTCAAGATGAACTTCGTGGAGAAGAAAGAGTCCCCTTAATGAAGAAAAGATACACCTTGAAAGATAAG CATGTTCTCGCTAGCTTTCTGAAAGGAGAATATCAAAG ATTTTGGGCAGCATGGATAGTGATTTAA
- the LOC108339477 gene encoding gibberellin 2-beta-dioxygenase 8 encodes MACEREFQIGVLLTFVIIWTPMFVLTYCPFQDFLDHSVSTLQFNHINAITITIQSLHLLHHPLSHTTTFASTMIQSNPPLMHHYGALVRNSAEPKQAKSFNLQNPSAVDACDLPLIDLGALKSSNERDKRACTAAICKAASEWGFFQVVNHGISHDLLRKMRNEQMKLFEVPFEKKITCGLLNNPYRWGTPTATRSSHFSWSEAFHIPLTMISEAASWGEFSSLREAINEFAPAMLEVSRLLASILAQNLGYPKDAVEKLCDAGTCFLRLNHYPCCPKSKEEIFGLVPHTDSDFLTILYQDQVGGLQLMKDSKWVAVKPNPDALIVNIGDLFQAWSNDEYRSVEHKVVANDKMERYSVAYFLCPFNNTVINGCKGPSVYRKFTFGEYRHQIQEDVKKIGHKIGLSRFKL; translated from the exons ATGGCCTGTGAGAGAGAGTTCCAAATTGGTGTCCTTCTGACATTTGTCATCATCTGGACACCCATGTTTGTCCTCACTTATTGTCCATTTCAGGACTTTCTAGACCACTCTGTCTCCACTCTCCAATTCAACCATATAAAtgcaatcacaatcacaatacaATCACTTCATCTCCTTCACCACCCTCTTTCCCACACAACTACTTTTGCTTCAACAATGATACAATCAAACCCACCACTCATGCACCATTATGGAGCACTTGTCAGAAACTCTGCAGAACCCAAACAGGCTAAAAGTTTTAATCTTCAAAACCCTTCTGCAGTGGATGCATGTGACCTACCTCTTATAGACCTTGGTGCTCTCAAAAGTTCTAATGAGAGAGACAAAAGGGCTTGCACTGCAGCAATATGCAAGGCTGCATCAGAATGGGGATTTTTCCAAGTGGTAAACCATGGTATAAGCCATGACTTGCTGAGAAAAATGAGGAATGAACAAATGAAGTTGTTTGAAGTACCCTTTGAGAAGAAGATCACTTGCGGGCTTCTCAATAACCCGTATAGGTGGGGGACACCAACAGCTACACGTTCAAGTCATTTCTCATGGTCTGAAGCATTCCACATTCCTCTCACAATGATCTCAGAAGCTGCTTCCTGGGGTGAATTCAGTTCTTTGAG AGAAGCAATAAATGAGTTTGCACCAGCGATGCTAGAAGTGTCTAGGTTGTTGGCAAGCATTCTAGCACAAAACTTGGGCTACCCAAAAGATGCAGTTGAAAAACTGTGTGATGCAGGCACATGCTTTCTGCGATTAAATCACTATCCATGCTGCCCAAAATCTAAAGAAGAAATTTTTGGATTAGTGCCTCATACTGATAGTGATTTCCTTACAATTCTTTATCAAGATCAGGTCGGTGGACTCCAACTCATGAAAGATTCCAAATGGGTTGCTGTAAAACCAAACCCAGATGCTCTGATTGTTAACATTGGAGACCTTTTTCAG GCTTGGAGTAACGATGAGTACAGAAGCGTGGAGCACAAGGTTGTGGCCAATGACAAAATGGAAAGATACTCCGTAGCATACTTCCTATGCCCTTTTAACAATACTGTCATAAACGGCTGCAAAGGACCTTCTGTATATAGAAAGTTCACTTTCGGAGAATACAGACACCAAATTCAAGAAGATGTCAAGAAAATAGGGCATAAAATTGGACTATCAAGATTTAAACTTTAA
- the LOC108339794 gene encoding uncharacterized protein LOC108339794 isoform X2 produces MHTCVEGSKRQLPSWMMQKVGATAIHVSDSDNAVESNCSMKKVDDIAAYATENDPKSRPSRRKSNLRAKCDDGSFSKATQKKKKSAKPIDRDQRSSTKKRKKLEDPSHGCDDIYQVQASSDDAVDLTVEDLLVIAEQCVNEYENKDRKEISSRQSESKWEFQVTHETGTTLDSPCEKRNPFYTRKDVLSNSASQTGEVIDTSTSRIGDPAQDMLNLFLGPLLSKTLEKEKSKHIVENAKITHEFTRQSQDELRGEERVPLMKKRYTLKDKRQPELETN; encoded by the exons ATGCATACATGTGTTGAGGGAAGTAAGCGTCAGTTACCATCATGGATGATGCAGAAGGTTGGTGCCACTGCCATCCATGTGAGTGACTCTGACAATGCTGTTGAATCTAATTGCTCTATGAAAAAAGTAGACGACATTGCAGCTTATGCAACCGAGAATGATCCTAAGAGCAGACCTTCCAGGAGGAAATCAAACTTAAGAGCTAAGTGTGATGATGGAAGCTTCAGTAAGGCTactcaaaagaagaaaaaaagtgctAAACCTATTGATAGAGATCAGAGATcttctacaaagaaaagaaaaaaattagaggATCCGAGCCATGGTTGTGATGATATTTATCAAGTTCAAGCATCTAGTGACGATGCTGTGGACCTGACGGTTGAAGATTTGTTGGTGATAGCAGAACAG TGTGTCAACGAGTATGAGAACAAGGATCGAAAAGAAATATCAAGTAGACAGAGTGAATCAAAATGGGAATTTCAAGTTACACATGAAACAGGAACCACTCTTGATTCCCCTTGTGAGAAAAGAAATCCATTCTACACTAGAAAGGATGTTTTATCTAATTCTGCATCACAAACTGGTGAAGTAATTGATACGAGCACCTCTCGAATAGGTGATCCTGCCCAAGACATGCTGAACCTGTTCTTGGGGCCCTTGCTAAGTAAAACTCttgagaaggagaagagcaaaCATATTGTTGAAAATGCCAAAATTACCCATGAGTTCACTAGGCAAAGTCAAGATGAACTTCGTGGAGAAGAAAGAGTCCCCTTAATGAAGAAAAGATACACCTTGAAAGATAAG AGACAGCCAGAGTTAGAAACAAATTAA